One stretch of Methylopila sp. 73B DNA includes these proteins:
- a CDS encoding SPFH domain-containing protein, translating to MSGFDIVAIAAALLIIFVIFAGVKTVPQGFNYTVERFQKYTRTLDPGLTIIVPFIDQIGRKVNMMEQVLDIPSQEVISRDNASVTVDGVAFYQVIDAAQASYEVTSLERAMMALTMTNIRSVLGSMDLDHILSQRDEINIKLLHVVDAAAGPWGVKVTRIEIKDITPPADLVAAMGRQMKAEREKRASILVAEGAKQAQILEAEGRKEAAFRDAEARERQAEAEARATSLVSEAVARGDMAALNYFIAEKYVDAMKALATSPNQKTLVVPYEATALIGSLAGIAEIARDTFGGDGGATPAARTSGSRRGSVPNAGASPASGA from the coding sequence CTGTCCGGCTTCGACATCGTCGCGATCGCGGCGGCGCTGCTGATCATCTTCGTCATCTTCGCAGGCGTGAAGACGGTCCCGCAGGGCTTCAACTACACCGTCGAGCGCTTCCAGAAGTACACAAGGACGCTGGATCCCGGCCTCACCATCATCGTGCCGTTCATCGACCAGATCGGGCGCAAGGTGAACATGATGGAGCAGGTGCTCGACATCCCGAGCCAGGAGGTCATCAGCCGCGACAACGCCAGCGTGACGGTCGACGGCGTCGCCTTCTACCAGGTGATCGACGCGGCCCAGGCCTCCTACGAGGTGACCAGCCTCGAGCGCGCGATGATGGCGCTGACCATGACCAACATCCGCTCGGTGCTGGGCTCCATGGACCTCGATCACATCCTGTCCCAGCGCGACGAGATCAACATCAAGCTGCTGCACGTGGTCGACGCCGCCGCCGGGCCCTGGGGCGTGAAGGTCACCCGCATCGAGATCAAGGACATCACCCCGCCGGCGGACCTCGTCGCCGCCATGGGCCGGCAGATGAAGGCCGAGCGCGAGAAGCGCGCCTCGATCCTTGTGGCCGAAGGCGCGAAGCAGGCGCAGATCCTGGAGGCCGAGGGCCGCAAGGAGGCCGCCTTCCGCGACGCAGAGGCGCGCGAGCGGCAGGCGGAGGCCGAGGCGCGCGCGACGTCGCTCGTCAGCGAGGCGGTCGCGCGCGGCGACATGGCGGCGCTCAACTACTTCATCGCCGAGAAATACGTGGACGCCATGAAGGCGCTCGCGACCTCGCCGAACCAGAAGACGCTGGTCGTGCCCTACGAGGCGACGGCGCTGATCGGCTCGCTCGCCGGCATCGCCGAGATCGCGCGCGACACCTTCGGTGGCGACGGCGGCGCGACGCCCGCCGCCCGGACCTCCGGGTCCCGGCGCGGAAGCGTGCCGAACGCCGGCGCGTCTCCGGCGTCGGGGGCCTGA
- a CDS encoding ABC transporter permease, with the protein MNLRAVGAIYKFEMARALRTIMQSVISPVISTSLYFVVFGAAIGQRMQEIDGVPYGTFIVPGLVMLSLLTQSIANASFGIYFPRFAGTIYEILSAPVSYLEIVVAYVGAAATKSIVIGLIILATASLFTPLTIEHPVLMVTFLLLTAFTFSLFGFIIGVWADGFEQLQIIPLLVITPLTFLGGSFYSIDMLPPFWRAVSLFNPVVYLVSGFRWSFTGKADVHIGVSLAMTMVFLLACLVAIRWIFKTGYRLKA; encoded by the coding sequence GTGAACCTGCGCGCCGTCGGAGCCATCTACAAGTTCGAGATGGCCCGCGCGCTCCGCACGATCATGCAGAGCGTGATCTCGCCGGTGATCTCGACCTCGCTCTATTTCGTGGTGTTCGGCGCGGCCATCGGCCAGCGCATGCAGGAGATCGACGGCGTCCCCTACGGGACCTTCATCGTGCCGGGCCTCGTCATGCTGTCGCTGCTGACGCAGAGCATCGCCAACGCCTCGTTCGGCATCTACTTCCCGCGCTTCGCCGGCACGATCTACGAGATCCTCTCGGCGCCCGTATCCTACCTCGAGATCGTCGTCGCCTATGTCGGCGCGGCGGCGACCAAGTCGATCGTGATCGGCCTGATCATCCTCGCCACCGCCTCGCTGTTCACGCCGCTCACCATCGAGCATCCGGTCCTGATGGTGACCTTCCTGCTGCTGACGGCGTTCACCTTCAGCCTGTTCGGCTTCATCATCGGCGTCTGGGCGGACGGGTTCGAGCAGCTGCAGATCATCCCGCTGCTGGTGATCACCCCCCTCACCTTCCTCGGCGGCAGCTTCTACTCCATCGACATGCTGCCGCCGTTCTGGCGGGCGGTCAGCCTGTTCAACCCCGTGGTCTACCTCGTCAGCGGCTTCCGCTGGAGCTTCACCGGCAAGGCCGACGTCCACATCGGGGTGAGCCTCGCGATGACGATGGTGTTCCTATTGGCCTGCCTCGTGGCGATCCGCTGGATCTTCAAGACGGGATACCGCCTGAAGGCCTGA
- a CDS encoding NfeD family protein produces MLVELIGGLGPWRWVVLGVALLAIELVAPGTVLLWLGLAAIVVGALAFLVDPGWQTEVLAFAVLGLAAAVGWWFFGRRDNAAVSDRPLLNRRAHACVGRVLSLDEPLVDGAGRVRIDDTVWRATGPDLPAGARVRVMAAEGSTLKVKPAD; encoded by the coding sequence GTGCTGGTCGAACTGATCGGCGGCCTCGGGCCGTGGCGCTGGGTGGTGCTGGGGGTCGCGCTGCTCGCGATCGAACTCGTGGCGCCGGGCACCGTGCTGCTGTGGCTTGGGCTCGCGGCGATCGTCGTCGGGGCGCTCGCCTTCCTCGTCGATCCCGGCTGGCAGACCGAGGTGCTGGCCTTCGCCGTGCTCGGCCTCGCCGCCGCGGTGGGCTGGTGGTTCTTCGGCCGCCGCGACAACGCCGCGGTCAGCGACCGGCCGCTCCTGAACCGGCGCGCGCACGCCTGCGTCGGGCGGGTGCTGTCGCTCGACGAGCCGCTCGTCGACGGCGCCGGCCGCGTGCGGATCGACGACACGGTCTGGCGCGCGACCGGCCCGGATCTCCCCGCCGGCGCGCGGGTGCGGGTGATGGCCGCCGAGGGCTCGACGCTGAAGGTCAAGCCGGCGGATTGA